A genome region from Halorussus pelagicus includes the following:
- the gatB gene encoding Asp-tRNA(Asn)/Glu-tRNA(Gln) amidotransferase subunit GatB, whose protein sequence is MTAQAIQQEDLAVVIGLEVHVQLETETKIFCGCSTDVADAEPNTHTCPVCLGLPGALPVLNEAAVESAVKVGKAIDADIPEETTFHRKNYFYPDLLKGFQITQYDAPVCQDGELNVEVDGERRTVGIQRAHLEEDPGSLQHEGGAIDRADYTLVNYNRAGVPLMEIVTDPDFRGAEEVRAFLAKLEEVLEYLGVFDSQRDGSLRIDANLSVVPAEEIGEDGDISDEALEAANRTEVKNISSHKGAEKALAYEATRQKNSVKRGREIQQETRHWDEGRGVTVSMRSKEAEKDYRYFREADLPPLRVSDWKQKLDIPELPDARRERFGDEYGLSEEAASKLTSTKQVADFYEDVASEYDPDLAATWVADNLLGELNYRDMAITDVEGRLDEFMHLIELVADDEITTKNAEEVVLRDMLDEGEDPETVIDREGLGKADEGAVEGAVEEAIEENPDAVEDYHTGEGGALNFLVGQVMQKTGGSADPGSVNQLLRERLDE, encoded by the coding sequence ATGACTGCACAGGCTATCCAGCAGGAGGACCTCGCGGTCGTCATCGGACTGGAGGTCCACGTTCAACTGGAGACGGAGACGAAGATTTTCTGCGGCTGTTCGACCGACGTGGCCGACGCCGAACCGAACACCCACACCTGCCCGGTGTGTCTCGGTCTGCCGGGTGCGCTCCCGGTGTTGAACGAGGCCGCCGTCGAGTCGGCAGTCAAGGTCGGGAAGGCCATCGACGCCGACATTCCCGAGGAGACGACGTTCCACCGGAAGAACTACTTCTACCCCGACCTGCTGAAGGGGTTCCAGATAACCCAGTACGACGCGCCGGTCTGTCAGGACGGCGAACTCAACGTGGAAGTGGACGGCGAGCGCCGCACCGTGGGCATCCAGCGCGCGCACTTAGAAGAGGACCCCGGAAGCCTCCAGCACGAGGGCGGGGCCATCGACCGCGCGGACTACACGCTGGTCAACTACAACCGCGCTGGCGTCCCCCTGATGGAAATCGTGACAGACCCCGACTTCCGCGGGGCCGAGGAAGTCCGGGCCTTCCTCGCAAAGTTGGAGGAAGTCCTCGAATACCTCGGCGTGTTTGACAGCCAGCGCGACGGGAGCCTCCGCATCGACGCCAACCTCAGCGTGGTCCCCGCCGAGGAAATCGGCGAAGACGGCGACATCAGCGACGAGGCGCTCGAAGCCGCCAACCGGACCGAGGTCAAGAACATCTCCAGCCACAAGGGCGCGGAGAAGGCACTGGCCTACGAGGCGACTCGCCAGAAGAACTCGGTCAAGCGCGGCCGGGAAATCCAGCAGGAGACTCGCCACTGGGACGAGGGCCGAGGCGTCACCGTCTCGATGCGCTCGAAGGAAGCGGAGAAGGATTACCGCTACTTCCGAGAGGCCGACCTGCCGCCGCTCCGGGTCAGCGACTGGAAGCAGAAGTTGGACATCCCGGAACTCCCCGACGCTCGGCGCGAGCGATTCGGCGACGAGTACGGCCTGAGCGAGGAGGCCGCGAGCAAACTCACCTCCACGAAGCAGGTCGCGGACTTCTACGAGGACGTGGCCAGCGAGTACGACCCCGACCTCGCGGCGACGTGGGTCGCCGACAACCTGCTGGGCGAACTCAACTACCGCGACATGGCGATTACGGACGTGGAGGGTCGCCTCGACGAGTTCATGCACCTCATCGAGTTGGTCGCCGACGACGAGATTACGACGAAAAACGCCGAGGAGGTCGTCCTGCGCGACATGCTCGACGAGGGCGAGGACCCCGAGACGGTCATCGACCGCGAAGGTCTCGGCAAGGCTGACGAGGGCGCAGTCGAGGGTGCGGTCGAGGAGGCCATCGAGGAGAACCCCGACGCAGTCGAGGACTACCACACCGGCGAAGGCGGCGCGCTCAACTTCCTCGTCGGGCAGGTCATGCAGAAGACCGGTGGGAGCGCCGACCCCGGTTCGGTGAACCAACTGCTCCGCGAGCGACTGGACGAGTAG
- a CDS encoding lytic murein transglycosylase — MLNRKCAIPSRRDALKKTGATGAGACGSMQFMPATWDAYGVDGDGGQLPGVIDLFVYRARPEDDYYEIERRPKTMNLACPRTRPRTHPSDAYAP; from the coding sequence ATATTAAATAGAAAGTGTGCCATACCATCACGACGCGACGCTCTCAAGAAAACCGGGGCGACCGGCGCGGGCGCGTGCGGGTCGATGCAGTTCATGCCCGCGACGTGGGACGCCTACGGCGTTGACGGGGACGGCGGCCAATTGCCCGGTGTCATCGACCTTTTTGTTTACCGCGCGAGACCGGAGGACGACTACTACGAAATCGAACGTCGCCCGAAGACGATGAACCTTGCGTGCCCGCGCACTCGTCCTCGCACGCACCCGTCCGACGCGTACGCGCCTTGA